Within Sorghum bicolor cultivar BTx623 chromosome 2, Sorghum_bicolor_NCBIv3, whole genome shotgun sequence, the genomic segment ctaacattgtctctaaatagaccaaagcaagattccatatgacacacatcatcaagaagttccatcgggtgcatccaaattaatttctaagcatatggtatgttccatgcaaaccatgcacctaccttgcataaggattagcactatctccaaactgaccgtatcaagcttccacttgagcctcttcacccaagagtaccaaatagtgcatccaaaatggtttcatagactatggtacattaggcgcaaactgtgcacctatcttgcactaaaacttacaatgtctacaaacggaccgaagcaagattctatatgacacacgtcatcatggagttccattgggtgcgtccaaattgatttctaagcatatactatgttccatgcaaatcatgcacctatcctgcatcaagattagcactatctccaaacatatcaaaccgagttTCCACTGGaggctcttcaccgaagtaccaacaggtgcttccaaaatggtttcttagactatggtgcattaggcgcaaaccatgcacatatcttgcaccgaaactaacagtatttctaaacagaccaaagtgagattccatatgacacacgtcatcaaggagttccatcgggtgcatccaaattgatttccaagcaaatggtatgttccatgcaaaccgggcacctatcttgcttcaagattagcactatctccaaatagaccgaaccgagcttccacttgagcctcttcgtctAGGAGTACACACagatgtgtcaaaaatggtttcttcgacTATGGTGGATtaagcacaaactatgcacctatcttgcaccgaaactaacattgtctccaaatggaccgaagcgagattccatatgacacacgtcgtcaaggagttccatcgggtgcatccaaattgatttcctagcatatggtatgttccatgcaaaccatgcacctaccttgcataaggattagcactatctccaaactgactgaatcaagcttccacatgagccttttCACCCAAGATtatcaaatagtgcatccaaaattgtttcttagactatggtgcattaggcgcaaactgtgcacctatcttgtactaaaacttacaatgtctacaaacggaccgaagcaagattccatatgacacacgtcatcttggagttccattgggtgcgtccaaattgatttctaagcatatgctatgttccttgcaaatcatgcacctatcttgcatcaagattacactACAAGGATTGTCCCCTAATGCTACCCCACACGACTGCAACACCACTGGTTTGGTTGCCATTAGGGGGTCGTGTTGCAACCTTTCCATAAAATGGTTGCAATATGTGCCTATAATGCAACGGACTAAATATGTTGCAATATGTATGGTTTGTCATTGCAACAAGCATGTGGTACTGCAACTATTTAAGAATTATGTTGGAATTAGTTGTTATTATTGCCATGGAACTTTTGAGATGCATTAGTATTGATTTTCATTGCAATTAGTTGGTGTTATTGCAACTATATTAGATGTGGTTGCTTTTGCTTGTAGTTATTGCCACGATTGTTCTAGGAAGCATTAATCTTCGGCGGTGTTGCAATTGCTAGGTGGTTATTGCAACAAGAATCCTGAATGGGTGCAATAGCATGTTCCTATTGCTATGGTTTTTTAGGGTTGTAATAATCTTGTGTGGCGTTGCAATTGTTAGATATATATTGCAACTCTAATCCTAAATAGACGCAATATTATGTTACTATTGCCATGGTTTTTTTTTGTTGCTATAAACTCAGGGCCCTTTATAAACatgataaaaaataatacttGATGGATatatggatatatatatatatagggagagtatactctatagctagctacaaaatatgttattctgtagccacctccatttacgataattttatatactaatttacgataatatgtatacatatttacaatagttgggttactataacacatggggatatttaccgtaatgttatagtaaaccacttagtaaAGAGTTAGTATAATcttgtaaattaatatagtaattatcgtaactcaaagtggctacaaagtaatagttatatatatataattcagTCACACTGAATCCAgaattcatataaaataattaaaaaattcCCGTAACTTTACTTGATTCAATTAAAAGGCGTTGTCGCTGATGGAAGACGTGCATGCATAGCGTATTTGCTTTTGGGCTCACCTTGTTTGCCTTTTGGACTCTAGCGTATTTGCTTTTTGGGCCAAAATAATATACTCTAGTACTAATTCTAATAATATAGTTTCTAATAGTACTAGTAATACACACGTATATATTGGAGGGGGCCTAGTTACGTGGGGGCCTGTTGTGGCTGCCCTGTTTTCTCAATgctaataaaaaagaaaaggccCAACAAATGAGAACAGGTGAAACATGTCGAGAGGTTTGCCTTCTGCGTTCCAGCGGCCGCTGCTCTCCATCGGAAGTCTTAATTGTTCTCTCCGAGTTTCTCCATTGTCGTGATCCGATCGCCGCTACATTAGTATTGGTAAATACCCAATATGAAGTAGCGTAGATCTCAGGTTCAGGTCTCTAGGATTCGACTCAATTGGTGTTGCCCTATTCCGCGAACGCACGGCGCCACGGCCGCCGGACGCAGTGCCTACTCGGGACTCAAAAGGAGGTAATCTTCGGCTCCTTGATTATTCTATTCGTTCTGATCCTATCAATTATCAGTGACCAGTGATCTGTCCATGGCCTCATCAGTATTCAGTCATCACGCAAGATCAGTCATCACGCAATGTCTATTTGATGAACTTTGAGATAGTATATATAAGTTTTTTTAGCGTATGGGATATTATTTAAATTGGTATTTTTTGAAAGTGTACTATAGGCCTCTATATTAGTTCTCTACCTAGGCCTACAAAAActcaggactggtgctgagtgTGATACCGTTTATTTGCCCAATTGCTCCAAATTCTCTTTGCTGATCTTCAAAAATAAGCAATGTTTATTTTACCTCCAATTATGTATTTATTTATCTCCGATGTTTATTCTCTAGAGGTCAAATTTTGTAATCCCCTACGTCACACGGTTCAAACTGGTGCAGTCATGTTTATTCTTTAGAGGTCAAATTTGGTAATCCTCTATGTGTCACATCGTTCAAACTGCATACGTGCAGTCCGGCCATTGTGATGTAAGGGCTAAGAATATTTAGTGGATAATAATTATCTCAAGTTGTGAACTAGGTAATTTACAAACTTTTTATACCtctgcatatatatatgctagctGACTGTTTATATGTACTTTtattttttaacatatttaatagAACTATAATTTGTTTTTGTCTGATGTGGTCATCGTCACGCAGAATATATAATGTCACATGAAGATAGGAGTTGGATGTGCTTGCCTCGTTCTTCAACTGACTGGCAGCAGAAACTCCGACAATTTTTGGACATCACATTTGGTGGCACATCGAGAGGTGGAACTGCTCCGTGTCCATGTCCTAGATGTGTATGCATGTCATATAGACCACAGTCTGAGGTTCAGCTTCATGTGCTTAGTAGAGGGTTTGCTGAAAGCTTTATCAACGAAGGGGAAGGCTCAGATGTGGGATTATACAACCAAGATGTACATCCAGCTGATGTAGAAGTTCACAATGACGCACCACCACCAGCTAATGTAGAAGCAGACAACAAGGCGACAGCAGAAGAAGTTGGAGATGACAATAATAAAGAAAGCACACCGAGTGAGGACCATGGTGCCACTCATTTGGTTAGATCCCTAATAAGAGGTGCTATACATGGAGAGATCATAGATACTGATGACAATGAACAGCCAAATAAACATGCCAAGATCTTCTTGAAATTATTACAGGAGGCAGAAAAGCAGTTGTATCCAGGTTGCACGGATGCTACTAAGGTCTCTTTTATTGTGGAACTTTTTCAGGTTAAGTGCTCGACTGGTATGAGTAACCGTGCATTGGAGGCGGTACTTAATCTTTTCTCAAGGTTTCTACCAAAAGGCCATTGTGTCCCAGACACAATGGAGAAAGTGCAAAGGGTGGTCCGAGATTTAGGCTTGGACTATGTAAAGATAGACGCTTGTGAGAAGGACTGTGTATTATTTTGGAAGGAAAATACAAATCTAGATACATGTCCCAAATGTGGTGAGTCTAGGTGGAAAACGTCTGACGGCGGTGCTTATGATCAGAGGGGCGATGCTGATGGTGGTGCTGGTGCTGATAAAACAAATAAGAAGCGTGTCCCACGTAAAATCCTACGGTATTTTCCTCTTACTCCTCGGCTGCAAAGATTATATATGACAGAGAGCACATCTTCACAAATGCGATGGCATAAGGAAGAATTAATCAATGATGGCAAAATGCGTCACCCAGCTGACTCAAAGGCGTGGAAGCACGTGGATGCAAAGTATGATTGGTTTGCAAAGGACGCTCGTAATATTAGGCTGGGTCTTGCTTCTGATGGCTTCAACCCCTTTGGTATGCAAAAAGTTACATACACCACATGGCCTGTTATCTTAATACCTTACAATTTGTCTCCTTGGTTGTTTGAGAAACAACCTTATTGAATGATGTCGATGTTGATACCTGGTAAAAAATCTTCTGGAATGAACATTGATGTATATTTGAGGCCCCTCATTGATGAGCTCAAGGAGCTTTGGGAAAAAGGGTATTGATACATGGGATGATAAAGTAAAGAAGAATTTTAAACTACATGCTATTCTGCTTTGGACAATTAATGACTTTCCTGCATACGCGATGCTTTCTGGCTGGAGCACAAAAGGCAAATTTGCATGTCCATACTGCCACAAGGATACAGATTATTTGTGGTTGAAATTTGGGAACAAGCACTGCTACATGGGGCATCGTCGTTTTTTGCCCGCAGACCATCCATGGCGCATGAACACGATCAGCTTTAACAATGAGGTGGAAACTAGGGAGGCTCCAGTGCCATTGTCTGGTCAACAGGTATTGGAGCAATATGAAACTTTTGATCAAGTGAATTTTGGAAAGACAACATCAAAAAAGAGGAAGCGTGATGAAGATAAAAGATGGCACAACTGGAGAaagaagagtattttttttgaGCTTCCTTACTGGTCTTCTTTGCTCATAAGGCATAATTTGGACGTGATGCATATCGAGAAAAACATATGTGAGAGCATATTGGGTACTTTGCTTGAAATTGAAGGTAAATGTAAGGACAGTGAGAATGCCCGGCTTGACATGGAACAACTAGGGATAAGGCAAGATCAACACCCTGTGATTGACAATGACAGATATACCTTGCCACCAGCCTTGTACTTTTTAGATAAGGATGATAAGAAAATTTTATGTCAATTTCTACAGGGAGCAAAGATGCCTGATGGGTTTAGCTCCAATATAAGGAGATGTGTTGATGTAAATGCATGCAAGTTATCTGGACTCAAAACTCATGACTGCCATAttattctacaaaaattattgCCCTTAGTCATTAGAAAGATTTTACCAGAAGATGTTGTCGCACCATTGATTCAGCTCAGTAGGTTCTTCACAGCACTTTGTTCGAAGGAGCTGGTGGAAGATGATCTTGACAAACTTAGTACTTCAATTAAAGAGACTCTTTGTCGACTTTAGATGGTATTCCCACCTGCGTTTTTTGATATCATAATTCATTTGTCAGTTCATCTAGCTGAGGAGGCTAAATTTGGAGGGCCCGTGTGTTATAGATGGATGTATCCAGTTGAGTGGTATCTACGTACTATTAAAGGCTATGTGAGGAACAAGGCGCACCTAGAAGGTTCAATAGCTGAGGCATACATAGCCGATGAGTGCCTTACATTTTGCTCTAGATTCTTGGATGTCGACAACAAGCTAAATCGCGCTAATCGTCATGAAAGCACAACTGTGAATGAGTCGTTGTCTGGTCTGAGCATATTTGGTGAAATAAACTACAAGAGGAGAGGAAAGACTATTGAGACTTTTGGTGGAGATGAGGTTCGGAAAATGAGGCACTACGTAATTAGTAACTGCGATGAAGCTAGACCATGGGTTGAGTAAGTTGCAATATACCATCATTAATTATTGTATAATTTATTTGTGGCATCAACTAGTTAATTGGCTATTTCGATTGTAGGAAGCACATGGAAGAACTCAAAATAAATAGTataaggaatcttaataaaCGACATGAAGAGCACTTTGTAAGGTGGTTCGAGGACAAGGTTggttctatttatttattttttattccaTGCGATGGTTAGTACAATATACTAATTAATAGAGACATTTGTTTTCAATCTGAGTTTTCAGATCACCAAACTATATGAGAaaggggaagcaagtgaactgaTGTATGCCCTTTCTCAAGGACCAGACCCTCGAGCTCATGTGTTCAATAGGTGCTACATCAACTGGCTATTTCGAACGACAACCATTGAGAGAAATCTCGTCACACAAAATAGCGGTGTGCTTGTGAGGGGTGATGGTACTACTGGTAACATGACGTGGTATGGAGTGATTAGAAGAATTATCTCACTCGAATTCCCTATGGAAAAAGAAGTTGTATTATTTCAATGTGATTGGTATGATGTGCCGGCTGCCAGTACTAGCAGAAGTAGAGGATACAGTAGAGATAAATATGGTGTTATTGATATCGATACTTCCAGGTTCCGATATTCAAGTGAACCTTATATTCTTGCGACACAGGCTGAACCGGTGTTTTTTTTCAACCTCGTGAAAAAGCTGGGATGGTCAAGTGTTGTCGCGGTGAGACCAAGAAATTTGTTTGCCATGCCAGAAGCAGAAAATGAGGGTGACATCGAAGTtcatctaattgatgtgggaATCGAAGACATGAATTTAGTAAGCGCAAATGAGGATTTATCAAATTGGACAAGAGCAGACAAAGAAGGCACAACTGGTGATGCCTCCATTATTAATCAGGTGCGTGGCAAAGCAGTTCCTGAACCAAATGATGCGGTCTTACTTGATGAGGATGATGACGAAGATGACACCTACATTGATGATGGAGTTGTTGCTCCAGTTGTGGTAGAAAGCCTAGAAGACGATTTCTTTGTTTAAATACTTTTTTTGTTCAACTGTGACGCGTACTGTAGTTGATCCTCTCTGTATCCTCGCTGATTGTTGATCTTCAGAGCACAGAACTAAAATAAAATACAATGCACTATTTAGTGGTGTGCGTTTGAAGCTTTCAAGTAACTGTAGGCTGATTGCTTGCTGTCTGATTGCTTGCTGTCATAAGCAGTAGTGCAGTACTATTCATACGGCAGCATATCTATTATTTTGCTCCATCCGGACATATCTCCCTCTAAATTCCTAACTTCAATTCCTTTCTTATACTCTTCTCAAATTTCTcactgagttttatttttcgaAGCAAAACACCTGGAGCTTTGTCTTTCAATTAAGACTGGAAAGAGAGCTTTCAGACAAAATACAATTTACAGCCCAGGATGCAGTACCACAGTAAACCAGGATGAAGATAGGCTTAGATAGGCCTCAAACAGAACCAAAGCAAAACAACTAGTGTTATCATCTTCATCCCAAATAACCTTGTATACAAGTTTCAGATGAAAAATTAGAATGTGCATACAACATCTTATAGCATATCTTTGATCAACTCTTACAGATCAGAACAAAAACTATTGTCTCAAGTAGGCTAAGAAAATCGTACGTCAGTCTAATTGGGTCCTTTACAACATGTGCAAATGTATCCATCAACATAAGTTTACAACAGGCTGATGTTTCTTCCAAATGGCATGTGAAGCTCATTCATGCACAGTTGTCCACACTTGAGCAAATTATTGTTGCCTTCAGGACCTCTGCTtttgttctgtttttcaatcggTCTTCTCACATATCTCAACTGACTGCAACATAATAAACGAATTACAGAAAATGGAAGTGTTACCTCTGCAAAGCAATTAGCAATGACTTTCTGGAATTCTGGAGCAGTCGACAAACTAAAAACCCCAAACAAATTAGCAAACGATCCACATCAAATTCTTGCTTCCTCTACCTCTCTAGTTGTAGAATTAATAAATGGTAAAATTAAATTACCAATCCATAAACTAAAAAACCCCAAACAAATCACCGAATCAGGATAAAAGCAGTCAGTCAGTTAAAATCCTTACCTGACGTACAGACGAAGTGATGCATGTTGAGATTGCAGGGAGTCAGGTGGGTTTAGGCCCTTGCTGGACAATGGGCGACGGCCGATGGGGATGACTGATGCCACTGCCGGCCGATGACCACTCTGGAACGAGGCGACGTTGGTGGCAGAGGGAAGGGCGCCGGTGGAGGTTGTGAATCTTAGAGGGTCGAACCGCGTGTGCCGTGGTCGTAGTCCTTGGTGCCATCCGTACGGCCGGTTGCCTCGACTCCAGTGTGGAGTCCTGCTCCTCAATACCTTGGATGACGGTGGCCTCTGCGCCTTGGACGAGAGTAACAGATGCAGAGTAGATGAGCCTTAGCATAGAGCTGTtgaatgcatttttttatttttttttctaattacCCAAAAGCCGTTCTGACATTATTGCTTTATTGCTActttgacaaaaaaaatatttttttgtgttttCTTACTGTTTTATTTAAAATCGAACTATGTCCACACACATTAAACATATATCACtctacttttttttgttttcttactGTTTTATTTACCATGGAACTATCTCCACACACATTAAACAGGTATCACTCTATATTTATTATGCTATTTTAACTTTGGATATCTATCACTCATATCTACATTATTTTAGCATCAATATGGAAATTATAATTACGATGGATGCCAACTACTACTGCTTGCTACTCCCTCGAGATTGGTAAAAGAAGTCGTTTTGGAAAAGGTTTCGGTCAAACatttagaatataaatcataaattacttcaaatttgTTGAGTTTGAAATATTAAAAGcaaatgaatagatttgtctaaaaaaataatacttttACAAAAATATAGATATATCATTGGAGGGAGTACTACTAACCCTGGAGGGAGGACTaaacattttatttttttaaatgtaCCGGACCGCTATACTCTCTAGTTCGGTCTTTTACTGGTCGAATAGCCAGTTAGGTCTGGTCCTAATAACTATGGtgaccacaactactactaggTAGCCAACGACGTTGCCTGTGAGGTGAAGAGCGTGTAGGTCATGTCCATGGTGCTCGGATTGTCGAGGCATAGGCCAGGTACGAGTAGATATTGGCAATTAGTGGCATCACTGCGCCGCCACCTTCAGGCTATACATGCCTAAGATGGTCCGCGCCATCGACATCGTCACCTTGATGTGGCCCAATCTGGCCGCCACTAGCGCCTCATGAACGTTCTCCATGCCCGACGCCACTTTCACCGCCGATGCCCATGCACACGTCGTTGGGTGTGTGCTACCCGGGTTGCTATTGGGTGAGAAGAACCGAAAAGTGCGTGGGACGGGGCCGCCTTGGGTTAGCCCTATCGAACCTTTTATCGATGTAGATTTACATTTACAAAACAATTTATTTAGTCTGTTCGAGATGCTCTAAGGTTCTAGAATTTaaaatgtgatattttaaattaCCAAGTTTATTTAAGATTatcaagtttttttaaaaaattgtcaAGTTTTTTTAAAATTCATCCATCGGCCGATAGCGgcataaaaaaaatatgtcaTAGGCTCTTGCCGTACTTTTATTTAGAATCGAGCTAACATTTTGTTTGTTGGAATTTTAGTAAAACTTATTCAAATATCATCAAATCGTTCATTGACCATGTTCATGATGAATACTTATTCAAATTTTAGAAACCAGCACCGTTGTTACACATCCCACCAAAATTTCCAAATGAAACTCAGAGGCGGCGTTCTTTGTAGCAAAATATCTTGCGCCAAAACCCCCACCCAAACAActggtgtcgagggtatcaacaaggggtaccctcaccaatgcgtataacgagaccatccgtacacacgcgcggcaATCGACGTCcgcggcctcgaagacggaaatagcgtcgagcgaatcggtcagggctcgagcgacaacagccgtcgaatacggaagcgggctcgagcgaaccgagaggcgtcgagcgcaaggacactgtccgccgcctgacgcgcgcacgagagccagggcatttaatgcacctgacgcttccccacctaacacacgggtcacgggaggcgtgatagggaacaggcttctgtcccatcgttctttttgcagccttcccaccgaacgacccagggcgtgtcaggacgcaggaaacaaggatggaacgtctaatcgggaccccctcgagacacccaaggtcagcgctccagatatcagcaaattacacggcgtccgaccctcgaccgaacagggaccCTTCCTaaggacgagttgggcgtcgactgacaacaccacaactaccccgccggatctgccgccataccgtacaagcgtgcgatctcagaaccagcgcgaggcggcgggcagggcagaacgcaggagcacgtgtaatcatcaccgggctatcaagatgggacggctcgaggccatgtcgtacggaagcctcgagtaggttagcgctccatgcggctatcgacccctactctaacatctacgcatgtaccctaggtctctccttggagctataaaaggagagactcaggaatagatcaGAAGAGGATcaggacacaagaccacgctcatacgtagtagagctccacacttcataccacgcttgtattcgcccctgtacaagcacttaggtgcaagataatacaaactctctcccccccgctggacgtagggccttctcttgcccgaaccaggataaatctctgtgtcttcttgcatcaccatctgggaaagggagcacgcatacaaatttactcgttggtgtgaccccccgggggaaaacaccgacagttggcgcaccaggtaggggtcctgcgtgtttttcatcgatttcccactcctttccggatggctactcttgcctcgccatttccgcgctccacggtgatttggtttgggagtctcgagttcatgtctacgggctccggctacgacatgatcttgctctcagtcaaaggaccaggaggagcccgcgttacgccagcacggttgaaggccccgagacgccctcaccaccacgcctctccgcctaagaagaggcgcggacagcaccaccgcggcccctctgcttcagcacgaccaacaactcgtgcgaggcaggacgtaggccacaagtcggcagcaccgtgtgacggctcaacaagcgcgacgactcagcaccgcgcgacgacgggagaggacgcgtctcgcgcgctctcccccaccgctgctaggctacttccacacgggttgttcactccaagagcggcactgccgttcggattggacaacgccgcggcgtcgctcgccagggcgatatgcccaaacgcccagacgtacgtagaaagaccaatggtcctcccacgtagctctgaagcgcggcggccggcgtccgagctgccggacctttcccgagtacaaggcctccgtcggctaggccccggacgatactcgatcacctccctcaggcaacgattgctggaggaaggacgtgggtgtttctacgccgccgaaccggactccgactccgagacagatagctatgaccctacgagggaatgctatcatatcgacggggcggtagaaactactgacgagacacgggatgctgctgcgggtggtcgagcccccgctgcgcgagaagaccccaggacgcctgggaacgacggacaggtcgacccccctcctcaggaagacagaaccgcgcagctcgcgcagctgcgggagctcaagatgaagctcgacgaagaccgcgagcgcctcgtcctgctcgagcaaatcctcgagcaagacctgccttacccgccgggcggaagtgtccgcagacgcgctcgagaggtacatcgacagatcgtcggcaacgcagagccagagcaacctgtcagccgtttccctcgagcaggccagaatgtagtggcagcgacgatgctgctacgtaacatgccagagccgtcgaattcccaggcccgacgcattcgagatgaggtacagacattgctccaggtggcggcggttcaacaagccgaaagttcggcatctcgacgacgaggagctgccacagagaagcgcgacgaacagcctctaaacgaagaggaggtgtcagtccatcaacaacctccccctcgaggtagaaagaccgctctcatcctccccgtcgacaatcaacgtcgacacgacgcgcggcacgacgttaaagaaaatcgacgccgccggcacggagacgcggaagagcgcggttatagcgcgcatcgcggtgggagatacgacagcgacgaggaccgggtggcccccgagccactaggcccacgggtgttcagcagggcgatccgcagcacgcccctgcccaatccatttcgacccccgaccagcatcgcgaagtacaatggagagaccaaaccagagttgtggctggccgacttcaggctggcctgtcagctaggtggcgctcgaggtgatgatcgagccatcatcagacagctaccccttttcctctccgacaccgcccgtcaatggctcgaggaactccctgccaatcagatccacaactgggttgatctggtcagagtcttcgagggtaacttcaaagggacctacatacggccagggaactcgtgggacctcagcaagtgcaagcagaagtctggagaaactcttcgggagtatgctcgacgcttctcgaagcagcgcactgagctgccgcacatccctgaccacgacgtcatcttggcatttgtctcgggcaccaccagtcgagacttggtgcgggaattaggtcgcaatcgacctcagaccgtcgacgagctgatggacgtagtagccaactacgcggcaggggaggaggcagtcggcgccttcttcagctcagaaggaagaaaaggcaagcagcccgtcgacgaagatgggacccccagtcgaggcctcaagaaaaataaaaagaagcagaaagtgccgcagttccaccgggaagattccgaagacaaccttgtcgctgccatggatcgaaagaagcctcgaggccctccggatggaggcatctttgacaagatgttggaggagccgtgcccttaccataagggaggcgccaaccacaagctcaaggactgtcgtatgctgaggaagcatttcgacggtctggggttcaaaaaagacacgcgtgatgactccaagaaagagaaggctggcagcaaggaggacaacaaagatgacaacggcttccccgccgtccacgactgctacatgatctatggcgggccctcgactcaattaaccgtgaggcagcgcaaaagggagcgtcgtgaagtctttgcggcaagaatggcggtgccccagtaccttagctggtcaagcactcctatcactttcgaccgagaggaccaccccgacaaggtagtcgccccaggcgtctacccgctcgtcgtcgaccccatcatcgtcaacacccgactc encodes:
- the LOC110432667 gene encoding uncharacterized protein LOC110432667, translated to MDMTYTLFTSQAQRPPSSKVLRSRTPHWSRGNRPYGWHQGLRPRHTRFDPLRFTTSTGALPSATNVASFQSGHRPAVASVIPIGRRPLSSKGLNPPDSLQSQHASLRLYVSQLRYVRRPIEKQNKSRGPEGNNNLLKCGQLCMNELHMPFGRNISLL